Part of the Nitrospirota bacterium genome, ACAGCCGCCCATCGAGAGATCGAGCACCGTTCCCTCACCACGAACCTTGCCCCCGGAAAACGAGAGATAGAGCCGCACGGGAATCCTGAGGTGTTCGCGGCGGTCCATCGGATGTGTGGGATGATCCAACCAAAGCCGAGATGCGAGAAACCGGTGACTACACGACGGGCATTTGAATGGCGCCACGAAAAGAAACGACGCGAGATGCTCACGGGGCGATTGCGGGAGAGACCGTAACATACCGTCCTTCTG contains:
- a CDS encoding PilZ domain-containing protein, coding for MLRSLPQSPREHLASFLFVAPFKCPSCSHRFLASRLWLDHPTHPMDRREHLRIPVRLYLSFSGGKVRGEGTVLDLSMGGCIIKSETLVHTDDIFYLQLSLSEGDLPLEVAAMVRSVSPRGIAFKFLRAAQEDKRLLAFVQAQTQDQSGKSSSQVDAAA